TCACATGCAGAGAATTTCTTCTTGAAGAATCATTTGGAGACAAAGAGTATGCTACTTTGCATCTATGGCTACATCTGGATTTACAGTATTATAGAGCTGAAACCAAACACAGGCAATATGCTGGGCTTCACTAGAACTGTTAAAGCGAAATAGTTCTATACAGCACCTTCGGCCTCAATGTCGTCAGCACAGCGCTTGATTTGCAGACACAGTGCGGTGCGCATCTCTGAAACCGACGTGAAGCACCAGGGGGCTTCGGATCCATCTGGGTTCCGACAGTAGTTCTCCTCCAGACCCCTGTCAGAGCCAAGAGAAGCTGAGTCAGCTGGGTCACTCAGGACATCACATGACCTCACATCTTCCCTCTCACAGAATGGGACGCTCATTGTTTTGTCACACTAGACCATACAGTCTATACACTAGACATCAAGTCTTGGGTGTTCTGTATTTTTCAGTACATCTCTCTAAGACGATATAAATGAGCTCTTTATGTCCTGTCTTTGCCTGATTCTAATTATATCTGACTAATGCACACTAAAGACCCTAAGGTATAATAATGCAGTACAGAGCATGGGGTAAAAACTTGGGGCAAAGACAGCTGCAGTGCAGGCTAGTTGTTACTATGTGCACAAACAGGGCCATGGGATGACCTGTGCTCTGCAAGGTCTCTGGGTCAATCAGTCACTGTTGCAgctcatatgtgtgtgcgtgtttctttCAAGAGACAAAAGGTTAACAGCAAAGGTCAGATGTCAATGTGTGGGAATTCTGAGGCGCGTCTGGCTCACTTGCACTCGTAAATGTGTGGGTAGAAGGGGTGAATGTGAGGCCGCTGGGCCTCCCAGCGCTGGCAGGGGATCCCTGAGGTTGTCTCGTTCACTTTCCCCCGGTAATCCTCCCCACGGCCGCGGAAACAGTTGGTGGTGTAACTGGAGCGGAGGCGCCGCTTCGGAACTTCAGGAGGCTCTGAcaggcagggaggagaggagaggagaggagatgagaggagaggagaggagaaaacagggagaagagaagggtggaCATTGGATGAGGGAAGAGGAAAAGGGGGATGAAATGGTCAAAAAGAGAGAAGTTTCAGGGATCCATGCACAAGAAAAAGAAAGCAAATCTTCATCTCAAATCTTCATCTTCAAACAGATTCTACAGATTCCACAAATAGCCACCAACAGAGAACCGGCTCTTTTCTGGTTCACACTTAGAGACAGAACTGTGGTGTTGAACTGTGAACTGTGCAGAGCATTTTGACCAAAGATAAATCGGTTCGGAACCTGAAAGTTTGGTTTGGAGCTGGCACCAAAAAAAGGTTGTTTTTTCCTGTGAACTGTGGGTGTGCCATCCGACAGGCTAGTTATGCATGCAGCACCCTCTGTTGATGACGCATCCTAGGTTCCGTTCAAAACTGGTGGAAATGCACGCTCACTAGATTCACTTGACAGCACCAAAGTTCAAAGGATTCTGAACGGAACCGGTACCAGTACCAGTTCTCTGTTGGTCAAAAAAACCCCAGAGAATGTATGTTGGTAAAcatgtgcatactgtatacagCTGCTGACACAAAGGCATTCATGAAAAAGTCATGGGTCATTGTTAAAACTTAATATAGACTTTACAGATGTCCTATGAAGCTCTATGTGGCTCATACATAAAGCAAAATGTAAATTTCCCTGTTTGAGGGAAATGATTCTTGAGGGAAATATGTTTCAATCCTGCTGAGAGGTGTCTGAATGTGATGATATTTAAAATGACTAAAAACATGATTGGGATTTAGAGCAATaatctgaagtgtgtgtggttAGAGCACCACCTATTGTTTGTCGGTGAAAATTTCAGCAACTGCTTCTTGTGGTTTGGCAGGTTTACAGCCATGTACTAATGTGCTGTCAAACCACAATCACCTATCTGTTTAGTTTATGGATATTAGCAATAATACCATAGTTTGGATTTAAACTTGTGAAAATGAGCTGTTTATGACATTGACATTGATGGGCCAGATCTACAGTATTTGGTGGCATCGCAAACTACCCACTGTTCATTTGAGGCCGTAATTGTGATGGAAATTGCGTTCTAACACTGGGTGGAGATTGAGCGGAGTGGTACCCAAATATAGCAAATGTTGGCTTACCGCATTTGCGGATCTCACAGTCCTCCCTTTCAACCAGAGGGTCGGTGGTGTAGCACCAGGGCACTGGTGACGCATCAGGGTTGCGGCAGTAGTTATCATCTAGGCTTTTCTCTGGGTACCTggaccacaaaacacacacacacacacgcacacacacacacacacacacacacacacacacacacacacacacacacacatacaaatacacacacacacacacacacacacacacacacacacacacaaatgcacaaactcaaacacccacacacacacacacacacacacacacacacacacacacacacaaccagtaaGTAAGACTCTAAGTAAGTGGAGTaagcgtgtggtgtgtgtggagggtggttGCTGCGTGTGTGAAGGCTGGGTATGGGCGCACTTCTCAGGCTGGTAGATGTGCTGGTGAGGGTGCTGCTGGTCCCATCTCTGACACTCCCGGCCAGTCTTAGTGTGGTCCACCTGCCCCCGATAGTCTTCCCCATTACACGTGATGCATACCTCTGACAGAAACACaagcacaggtgcacacacacaaaaacaaaaaaacgctCAAACTACTGGTCTTATTTCACTCTTCCCTTACAACTATTAGTTAGAAAATGACTTGAGTGGAGTAATCTGTACTGAACTACACTCAATTTTCAAGCATTGTTCTGTTGATCTCCACATTAGCTAACTAACACTGTAAGGGTCATACCGTTTTTGCAGTGGGGAATATTGCAGCTCTCATAGCGGTGCTCTTGGTGAGTGGTGTAACACCAGGGCCCGATCGGATCCCCATCTGGGTTCCGACAATAATTCAATTCCAGGCCATTAGTGGCTGTGGGAGTCCATCTAGCAGCACACAAGGGGtagctttagtgtgtgtgtgtgtgtgtgtgtgtgtgtgtgttagtgtgtgcatgtgtgagtgcacgtgtgtgtatgtgcgcgagtgtgtgtacagtgtgcatttgcatacagtatgtgtttaccATATACAGCATATGGGAAGTGCGGGAGAAGGGGTGATATGCTGGAACAGAAGTAAGAATGTCAGAGTGACAGAGTGAGATAATCGGGTagaaacagagaggaagagaggaacagagtgggtgtaattgtggtgtgtgtttgtgcttaagTTTGCGACAGAGATGCAGAGAAAGGAAGCATAAAAGAAAGAGTGGAAATAGTGTAGAggatcagagagagggagagagagagggggggggtaagaCTGACAGGATGACTGTGTAAAGTTAAAGTTAGAAGCATAGAGGACATGTAGAGGAGAGCGTCTCATGTTTGCTGTTGTGTCCTATGTGACACCTATGACACCTGAGCAGAGAGAAACTCACCTGTGGTCGTGAGGAAACTTTGACCACCACTGCTGACACTTGTGTCCATTTTTTGTCACAGACACTTTCCCACGGTAGTCTTCTCCCTTTCCCACAATGCACTTCCTCACATACACTGAGcatcaaagaaaacaaacacacagttattGTTTACTTCACAACCATCATAAACAGCAATAGTCACTAAGCAAATCAGATCCATCTGCCATCACTATGTAAGACAACAGATGTCTGGAACTAGAACTGAAAACTGGGATTTGGAAAGCTACTAATGTGGATTACAAAGCTCTTtgaagacagagaaagattTAAGGTTATGGCAGGCTATACTTCAGAATGCTTtagttagtttgttttacaCTGAGGCAGCTTTCTTAAAAATAGATGGGGCTCTCCAAGACTCTGTAATCAGCAACTGAAATATCCACACAATCTAGCCACTGATAAGCAAGCACCCAAAGAAATGGGCATCCCTGTTACTTCTGTTACTTTGTGTGTGCACTGGCTGAATCCGGTTATTAagaaatgctaacatgctaacagaGTGTTCAATATCATGATTGAGTTTTATATTAAGTAGCATTCTGATGACAGGCGTTTTAAAATGTAGGAGACCAGACCTTTCTTCTCATAAAGGTCACAGTTCACATTCCTTTTGACCTCTGCATTGTCTCCATCTCCAACCCAGGGGAGCTGTTTGCAGGCAATAGTCGGACGGGTCTCATAGTTGAATGCCCTAAGAGGAACAATATAATTATAATGCCCAAACAGGTCTACAACACAAAGGGcaactccacgcaaaactgtgaCATCCATAAAGCCAACTAAACACGCATTGtgctggcgttatggatgtgacagttttgcgtggaattgccccaaACTAGAATTAGAAGCTTAAATTGTATTGTTGTCATTTGCTTTGGTGATATAAAGTTTGAATATTAGTTCCTCTCTCTGTTCACACATGGTTAGACTTATTCAAAGTATCTGATTGTAAATATCAACATAGACTTCTTCAGTTAAACACTAATGACTACACATTTGCAAGGTCTGTGTCATactgtgggggaaaaaaatcctAGCATCATAAAACGCCTGAAACACATATTTGTGGGTTTGTATACTTGGCAATAACAGTATatttgtatctgtgtttgtgtatcttgCATTGTGCATTTGTGAGCtcccaaatgtgtgtgtatttgtgcgtgtgtgtgtgtgtgtatgtatgtgtgtgtgagcgaaccTGCAGTCTGTTCCCTCTGTACATCTCTGGGCACACTGCTCCAGTGTGAGGCCGGGGATCAGACGCACCCTGTCTACATTCCAGGGTTTAGCCACCAGTTCCCTCCCCTCGGAGCGCTGGTAGTCATTTAGTGCACTGCGACTTCCTGTaagcaaaacacaaacacaaacattacaGGACTATTTATGCATGGACCTCTACATTTTAAGAAAATACCCATCCAAGATAAAGCATTTTCTGAAACCCAAAGAAATCAGTAAGGAGCATCCTAAAGATGATCAGAGACCCAGTAAGGACTGCAAACTTACAAATCCAAATGGTTTTAAAAAGAACTTATGGAAAAAACTGCAGATGTATAAGCATGATTACAAAAGTGGCCACAGTGTTGTTGGTGTTTGATGCCTGATCAAACATGATCTGTTCTATTCCTGAATTCACGTAGACTATTGTGATAATGTAGCGgaccctggacacacacacaacctttggACCTACAATCCTTTTTTCTACCACAGAAGGAAAAGCACACCAACAAACAATGCAAATATGTATTCACACCAGAGGCAGACCACAAATGGTCTCTCTTGGTGTGTATGACTGCAGTTGAACAATTTTGATCCATCATCACCAGTTGGCACGAATGGCAAATTATTCATGTCATATGAACCCTCGAAATTTATGAATAAAATACTTAAAATAAAAACGTTTTGAGACAGAATGACCAGATAGGGCAAATAAGCTATACGTGTTTGTTAACAAGTTACACATATTCAATAAAAAAGATAGACAATATAAAAAGGCAAAATTCCACATGCGTTATTAACATGAAAACGCGTTTACAGGGTATATTGTATTGTTATATTAGTTCTGGCAGCACGTTTTAAAAACCTTACCGTCGACTGCGAGAAAgctccaaaaaacaaaaaacgtgCTGAGAAACGTTGCGTTCATAGTTGCTCATATGGTGACCCTCGGAGGTAGCCTGGGGATGGTCTAGCTGGAACTTGTCTCAAAACTGTTTAGGCTAGTGATCGCTGGGTGTCCTGGCTGATTTCTGAAAAGCTTCATAAAAACTCACCGTTTGTTGTGGTTCAatttgaaattgaatagcctattCGTGATACATTTAATTCATGTTACAACATGTCTGTATGACAGAATAAATATTTTAGGAAAGGCCACAAACGGTCCTGACGTCGCTACGAACACCCACACTGGCGCACTGCAACAGTGCAATCAATGAATTAATAGTTAACCAAATCTGACTTTTAAACACGTTTTTCAATGAGTTGCTCTTGGCAAGTTTCCTTTCAATTCTTCATAGCCCACAATTATCCGGATGAATGCATTTAATGCCTTGCCAAAATATGCAGTGCTTGCGAGCCTTGGGCTTTCGTGgaataaaaatgaaataaaaaaaaagagtgcagTCTGGTGATAAAGTTCATATTAACCCAGTTTGGTGAGAATAAGGCTATAGAGGGCCTATAGGCTACCCTAATCATAGTCAATTCGTTGGAAAACCAAATTATCCAAATTATCCAAAACAAATCAGATAAATAACCTACACCAATAAAGAATAATAatgtattttatatatttaatataacACCAGCGAGTGGGTAGATTTGTgtaaaagaaaatgtaagcaagTGGCACAGTTTTCTAATAGGCAATAACATTTTGTAATGACATTTTGTGATGAAATTAACAAATGTTGAAACATCCTGATTGATCAGGCAGACAAATTATAGGTTAGGGCAATGTGTCTCCTTTACTAACTAACATGAAGGCTAATTTTATGTTCCCTGTCATTATAAAAAAgaactataggaatcttataataGGCTATTTTGGGACAAattattatagcaatattatagtAATTTTGGGACATAGCCTACGTAATATTGTATTTTGGGGTTTAAAAGTAATATAAGACTGTACTTTATGAACAGACGGTAAGGATATTATAGACTAGAGACATTACAGAACATCAGAAGTATTATACACTACTATAGAAATCgtacttttcttttttgtgagagtgtaagAACTATATgggacattttgcaaaacatacATTTCTTGGGATTGTTTCAATGAATGAAACTTGTATAATCCAAAAATGTTGTAAACTGACTAGATGATTGATTTAGGAGTTGTTCTGTAAAAAATATGCAATTCATTAGGCTCTCaggtgttttttcccctttattaaaaacactttttaaaattaCAAATCGTGAAAAATGGGCTATCCCCAGCCAAATCTGAGCTACATCTTTCACAGTTTTGTTGTGATAAAGACTGatgtttaaaaaagaaaaatactttaaatacaAATGTACTGTAAGTTGTTATCTAcagagcccctaaggggacatgagcaaaaaaaaatctaaagtttagtttcatgtgctcacgtgaaactttcatgtgcgcacgtgaaacattcatgtgcgcacatgaaagtttcacgtgagcacatgaaagtttcacgtgcgcatgcaaaaccttttcacatgacactttcatgtgcgcacatgaaactttcacgtgagcacatgaaactaaactttagattttgttttgctcatgtccccttaggggctccgtagtTATCCTTCACTGTTATCGTTCAATTTAACATACATTCTAGAAATAAATGGGAATTTACAACTATCCCCAAGTTTTCATCATGTCACGTTTACATAAAACAGTACATAAAAATGTGCAGTGTGCTTTTAAAGTTACTACTCAAAGGCTGTGACCTCAATTGACCAAAATGCTGAAATATCCTAATAATGGAATTGTTGTATATCTAAAACATGTCTGAAGGTCGCTAAAATCCCTGCTTATATGTAAACACTTTTGATTCTAGCATGTTCACAGGCAGAGCAATGGCCATTAAATTGACTGACCGTCATATCACATGTGTAACAGCCCTATATAACTGCCATGGTGCATGACAGGGCCTGACAAATAGCCTATTAGTTTCTAATAGTTATTttcaaaaatgcattttattcAAGAATAAAAACTGAGATGGCACAATAGGTGTTCATCATAGTTTAAGATGGCCTCTATGACTcaatataataatatttttttatttttataaatgtatttctatatatactgtatataaatgtaTGTTTCTGGTAGAATGTCCCATATGACAAactaagtaggctactttctttcTGTAGAGggactgtttttttccctcaagAATTTGAAATGCCTTCATGCATGTTAACTTCAGGGCCACCGTACATGTAAAATTTTTAGTCAGCCGTTAGAGGTCAGTAaaattcttttaaaaaaatgtaaacttcctgtgagaaaaaaaaagaatgaactTCAATCCAATGGTCTCAAGATAATGGTTGTTgttgagtaggctacatttggttACAGTAACAGATCGCGCGCCACCCGTTTTCAAACTATTTTGTCGGTACAGTTGATGATACAGTTGCAAGAGCAAGATACTTTCTGTTTGCATCATTACTATACTGGAAGATGTCTACAGTGAAACTCTCAGAGGGTACAATGACTGTGGACATTTGCGGTGGGACTCCGCTGTTCTACCGACAGGGTGAACCAGGAACGGGAGAGCCTCGcctctctgtgctcctgttgCATGGTATCC
Above is a genomic segment from Alosa sapidissima isolate fAloSap1 chromosome 4, fAloSap1.pri, whole genome shotgun sequence containing:
- the mst1 gene encoding hepatocyte growth factor-like protein: MNATFLSTFFVFWSFLAVDGSRSALNDYQRSEGRELVAKPWNVDRVRLIPGLTLEQCAQRCTEGTDCRAFNYETRPTIACKQLPWVGDGDNAEVKRNVNCDLYEKKVYVRKCIVGKGEDYRGKVSVTKNGHKCQQWWSKFPHDHRWTPTATNGLELNYCRNPDGDPIGPWCYTTHQEHRYESCNIPHCKNEVCITCNGEDYRGQVDHTKTGRECQRWDQQHPHQHIYQPEKYPEKSLDDNYCRNPDASPVPWCYTTDPLVEREDCEIRKCEPPEVPKRRLRSSYTTNCFRGRGEDYRGKVNETTSGIPCQRWEAQRPHIHPFYPHIYECKGLEENYCRNPDGSEAPWCFTSVSEMRTALCLQIKRCADDIEAEDCYHDSGKNYRGTVHKTRKGINCQKWSGHTPHKTKINPKTNPDANLTENYCRNPDGDLHGPWCYTTDPKTEFDYCAIKRCDGVVTEPSIRPPEKVEFSECGKRENRPSPKLRIVGGLPGNSPWTVSLRDRKGNHFCGGSLVNSKWVISTKQCFSSCYVDLTGYSAVMGTLFRDPKAGEPDRQVISLTKIVCGPSESHLVMLQLEKPAQFNERVSQICLPPERYIVAEDTTCEIAGWGETKGTGDESVLNVAQMAVLSNKECNKYFRGRVKENEMCTTAFHGPVGACERDYGGPLACEYSDCWVLEGVIIPMRRCGHPGQPNIFIRVSAYVDWIKKVMVMA